Genomic segment of Candidatus Deferrimicrobium sp.:
CCGATGAAGCCGGCCCCCCCGGCGACGAGAATCCGCATCAGTGCGTCCCCCCTTCCGGAGCGATCATTTCAAGGTACTCCCCCACCGATGCCTCCCACGGCCTCGGCGAGACCCCGGTGATCGCCCGATACTTCTCCTTGCTCAAAACGCCGTACGCCGGCCTTGGCGCCGGGTACGGCAAATCCCGTGTTTTCGCCGCGAACAGCGACCCGGTCGGCAGACCGCATCGCTGCAGCACGTACCGGGCGAGGCCGAACCAGCTCGTCTCCCCTTCGCCGGAGAAGTGGACCGTCCCCCGGGCGCCCGCTTCCAGCAGTTTCCGGACGGCGCCGGCCAGGTCCCTCGAAAACGTCGGGCACCCGACCTGGTCCGACGCGACGCGAAGCGTTTCCCCCCGCCGCGACTTCTCGAGGATCGTGCGGATGAAATTCTTCCCCGCGGGGCCGAACATCCACTGGGTGCGCACCAGCAGGTGGTCGCCCCCCTCCTCCCGAAGCGCCTGCTCGGCCGCCCACTTCGTCTTCCCGTACACGGAGAGCGGGTTCGCCGGATCCTCTTCCCGATACGGACGCGAGGATGCTCCGTCGAAGATGTAGTCGGTGCCGAACGTGACCATCAAGGCCCCACGCTCCCTGCAGGCGCGCGCGACGTTGCGCGTCCCCTCCACGTTCAGGAGGTTCGCGAACGCCGCATCGCTCTCCGCCCGGTCCACCGCCGTGTAGGCCGCGCAATGGATCACCA
This window contains:
- the rfbD gene encoding dTDP-4-dehydrorhamnose reductase, translating into MRLLITGGLGLLGIEIGRVFEGSAEIRSTDREELDVTDPAACRREVDGFRPDVVIHCAAYTAVDRAESDAAFANLLNVEGTRNVARACRERGALMVTFGTDYIFDGASSRPYREEDPANPLSVYGKTKWAAEQALREEGGDHLLVRTQWMFGPAGKNFIRTILEKSRRGETLRVASDQVGCPTFSRDLAGAVRKLLEAGARGTVHFSGEGETSWFGLARYVLQRCGLPTGSLFAAKTRDLPYPAPRPAYGVLSKEKYRAITGVSPRPWEASVGEYLEMIAPEGGTH